In Raphanus sativus cultivar WK10039 unplaced genomic scaffold, ASM80110v3 Scaffold0202, whole genome shotgun sequence, the DNA window TCTCCTGGTAACAGTGTAGGCGGAGTTTTAGGAGGCCATGCTCCCAATATCCCAATTCCTGGCGCTGTAATATCTGGCTGCACAGACCAAAGACCAATATTCCACAAAGCTGTGACATCTGACACTATCTCAAATACATCAACACAACAGTAGACTCAAACACATACAACTTATAGGTGCATCAAAAGCGGTTGTACCTTGAGAATATCAGGTGTGAGTGAGCTAGGTCCTCTTGAGGAGAAATATGCAACAGAAGGTGCTGTAATCTCTCCAATAACAGTTTTGCTCGGTCCAACTTTCACCATTGGCactcttcaattttttttttaccaaaagcAATATAATGAGTTAGTACGTCAGATTAGCTAGTGCATGGAAACTTGGAAACAGTATGTGGGGGCTTACGTAGTAGGCGAACGAGCAAGATAGTTCCTGATCCTAGTCCCACTGATGATATCAACTCGAACTGTTGGGATCTTGTCTACTTCTTCCACAAGCTGTTTTGTGGGGGAGGCTGCAAATATTACGGCTGATGCGTTTGCTCTTACTGCAGCAGCTTGTGCTTCTTCGATGAACTGAATCGGACCCAGAGTAGAGAAGCATAGAATTATCATTTCATTGGCTAGTTTCTTTAACCAGTACTCCCATTTGCAAACCCTACACACATCAGTCTTTACAGTAATACACCAATAACACTAATAAGCTATGAATTAAAGTGTTGAGAATATACCCTCCATCAAAATACGTTGTTGCAAGAGCTAATGTACCAATGATCTCCTGAGAAATCAAGCTCTGCCCCTGAAagattaaaaactttttttttaaaataaaaaaataaaacttttttaaagTTCCGTTTCTTGcccacaaagaaacaagctgtAACGTCAGTACCGTGAGAGTGTAACCACCATCTATAATAATGCTTGTCGGGAAACTCCGATCCATCGTCGAAGCCGCAACAGAAACCGCCCAAGGAGCAACGTTCTGAACAAGCCCAGGATCAGGCCCATCATTCCCTCCAGAGAAAACAACACTGATCCCTCTCTCCGCCGCGTGAAAAGCTCCGATATCAGCGCTGGACTCGAAAAACGGCGTCAGAGGCGGCGACGAGCCGAAAGACGCCGAGATCACGCTCACCCCGTCGCGTACCGCGTCGTCGAAAGCCGCCAAGATGTCGGCCTCCGTGCAGACCCCCTCGAGATCCTTCCCCCAGCACGTCTTATACACCGCCAGCCTCGCCGACGGAGCACCGCCTCGAGCCGTGCCGCCGGCGAAACCGGAGACGTCGGAGACGACGGATCCGACGGCGGTGGAGGCCGTGTGCGTGCCGTGGCCGAGACCATCGCGCGGCGATCTGTACTCGCGATCTCGCGTGCGGTCGAGCTCCCCGTACGTCTCCTCGAATCCTCTGAGGTAGAACCGTGCGCCGATGAGTTTGCGGTTGCATTGTACGTCTCCTCCTCCGACGCATTCTCCTTTCCACGATGAAGGTATCGGTTTCGCCTCCGGCGGTTCCTTGAAACTCTCCGATTCCGGCCAAATCCCTGATCAGAAGTTAACATTAAAGAGAGATCTGAAAGACTGAAACAAGGAAGAGTCCGAGATAGAGAAGAGACCAGTATCGAAGATTCCGACGATGACGTCGGAACCATAAGCGAgctgcggcggaggaggagTATGGCCGGTGTTGTCGACGGTGAGACCTAAGAAGTCCCAACTCCTTGTTGTGTGCAGTTTCAAGCTTCTGCTCTTGAATACCGTTATGACCTGGTTCATTTCTATAGTAACTTCCCGGTTAGTGTTAACCAAAATGGTTACGATTAAATCGATTTTGAAACCGGTTTTTATGATAGGAAATTAGCAATTTAGTAACTTAGGTTCCACTGGTTTACATGTTGATGTTACTAGTTCCACtgaaacaataatatttgttatttgGCTAAGGATAACCAAAACTGAACCGAATCTTTAACGGTCGGTACAATTTTGCCGCCATAATAAAAAGAAGGGAGTTTTATTACTTGCTAAAGAAGCAGCTTGTGTTGAATTGAGTTTTGCAGAGAAGCCTGAGAAGCCGTAGGTGTAACTGTACAACATGGATCGTTCCGCATCTTCTTTGCTATAACAAGATATATAGATTAGGACATGTACTATAGatgagtttttattttgaagaagGTAATAAGATAATGGAACCTTGTAAAGACTTgtgaaagaagatgaagatggtggCTTGAAGCTAAAGCAGCGTTTTGAAGCCGGTTAGCGCCTAAATAGACAATGTAGACCTGCAAAAGAGGGTGAAGAAGACATACCAAAGGCAATCAAGAAACAAATCTGCAAATGAAATGGTTTTCATGCACCGGTTTAGGAGTTAGTGATATACATGAGAAATTGGTGTTGTTGCTTGAACTGATGAGTGAAGAACTAGTAATGTAAGAGCAAAAGAGATGCCACCAAGAAATTTTGTCATTGATGTTATAGGACCTTAAACTTGAGTGCCCGAAATTACAAATTGCTGCTGCAAAGCACTCAGATTTATACAACTAATTCAAACTCAAGTTGATATTAATGGTGTATAGGCTCACGAGTCAACATTATTCACACTTTTAGGTCTACAGTTTGTGTAATTAGATTGCTTAGAATTTCTCTAAGAGTAGGAATGTACTGAAAGACGTCTTCCTTTTGTTCTATAGCTTCTCTTTTTATCATTAAATCTACAACATGTTGTTAGGGGTCGGTTTAATTGCAGCTAAGAGCCTAAGAGCTAAGCTATAACTAGCTAGTTTGATTAGAGTGTTCCTTTGTAGAGTTTTAGAGCTTGCGAGTTCAATCATTCTAACTTCTACTCTAAGCTAACATTCCTACACAGTTTTGTTCCAAAGAACTAAGATTTCATCAATTAACTACAGATCAAAAAACACATACAAACCAAACAGAAGGAGGATGCATGtaatcttcttcctttttctgAAACGCTGCCGTATTAAGATTTAATAGTGTAGCAATCCTGTGCTTCGATCTCATGATTTAGCAAATACAAAATGGTCCATTGGACCTTGTGAAAGATGTCCAATTCCTTAAAACCAAACAAAGGGTGAAGATCTCTGAAGTCTGAATAGTATATGGATATATCTTGTTGTAGCAAACCGATGTCTAATGATATTATATGGATATcttgttttggttttatatacAACAGTATGTCTGAATATTATATGAACAAAAAAACGGATCATATGCAATAACTGATGTCTAATGATATTGAAGTCAACATGGCAACAAAGGGTGAAGATATGGAAACCCCTTAACCTTTCTGTATACACAAACACAGACAATACCAGGCGGAAATCACGGAGTCATCATCTCTTTAACCCCAAAAGAAAAGAACCGAAGCAGAAACGTTTTGTGGGGTTTTAAAcactgttcggacatatggtgtTCAGCGGCGGGACTGTTATGTCGGTAGCCCATATCTCGGCTGAGATGTGGCAGAGACTACGGCGGATCCCACCGTCCGAACGCATTGGCAGCAGCGAGATGCTTAGCCTCGTCTGCTGCTTCCCGCTCCAGGAGCTGGGTCGATTAGCTCTATGGCTTTtaacttttctttctcttcctcctccagGTTTTCTATTTCCCGAAGCTGACGAAGAGGACGATCGTGATCgcggttttgtttatggttcaTATTCAACTGCCATCGCTTCATATTAGTATCACTTTCATTTGCATTTTGAGTGTTCAAATATCAAACCCAGCTCATATTGGTGCCTCTACACTTTGGTTAAGTAGTCTTCTTTGTTTTAATATTGGGTTTTTAAAAAAGGTTGATGAACAGTATTAGTTagatcttcattttcttttgttctcaAGTCTCAGTCTTTCTTGGTTCTGTGAGATTGGCTTTGTTTGTTTCTTGGGTCCCAAGAAAAAGCTTGTTTATACTACTTTGCAAGTGTGAATTCAGTTCTACTTCTTCAATCCTTTATTTTCTTTAGCCATTAGCATTACTGGTCTCTGTAAGAGTTTACTAGAGCATTAATTGTATATACTTAACACTACAAAATGTTAAACTCGTTTGTAGATTTACAAAGAACAAGtcataaataattaactttattATTTGTACTGTTGTATAATAGATTGCAAACCTTCGTTTATAAATTATGAGCACATGGTACCATCAATCAGAATCCAAATTATTTGCTTATAAAGAAACAGCAAAACAGCTCATTGGTGTACTACTGTACTCATATTCTATTATTTTCATGATTGTCAcaggaaagagaaaaaaaaagtataaacttaTGAACTGTATAAACTTTGACCCAGCCCAGCATAGAGTATTACTCCACGAAACAAACAGTAGATAACAACTAAATCTGCTGCAATGTTCTTTCCAGCTGGTATCTTAGTAGTTGATGGTCTCAGCtgaataacatttttttggagTACCAGTTTTTCATTTGGTTTAGAACGCCAAAAATTTGATCATgacattttaaattgatatgaTCTAGATATGTTCTAAACTTCTAATGCTTTACCAATTCATCAACAGTTGCATTTTCTAAAAATCTGTGGCTATAGTAAAAATTTATACTAGTTAGCTTACAGAGATCTAGTGAAAGATTGTGACTTGAaaacaaataagtttttttctcttctgaaagaataaaaaaagtttaaaaaattgtaCCAAATTGATTGATTGGGTTGGTGTTAAATACACTGTAAAGTGACACATGCACAGTTGGCCTAACACACATCCATGTGTATATATAACCCATAAATGACAACACATAACGGCACACAAACTGACATATAAACTCTTCTATTTGTTGGCTTTATCAAGAATCATTAATGGAGGCAATGAAGATGAAGCTCTTCGTGGCTGTTTTAGTGGTCGGGATGGCCTTCTCTGCCGTGCAACAAGCTACCGCCGTGGAAGCTCCAGCTCCGAGCCCTACCTCTGACGCTTCCTTGTCTATCCCGACGTTTGTCGCTACCGTAGCCACTCTGGCCTTTGGGCTTctattctaaatttctaaacAAATTTGTCTTTGACTTTTTAGTTTATCTATCTAGAAACCA includes these proteins:
- the LOC108849993 gene encoding subtilisin-like protease SBT3.18, whose amino-acid sequence is MTKFLGGISFALTLLVLHSSVQATTPISHVYIVYLGANRLQNAALASSHHLHLLSQVFTSKEDAERSMLYSYTYGFSGFSAKLNSTQAASLAKMNQVITVFKSRSLKLHTTRSWDFLGLTVDNTGHTPPPPQLAYGSDVIVGIFDTGIWPESESFKEPPEAKPIPSSWKGECVGGGDVQCNRKLIGARFYLRGFEETYGELDRTRDREYRSPRDGLGHGTHTASTAVGSVVSDVSGFAGGTARGGAPSARLAVYKTCWGKDLEGVCTEADILAAFDDAVRDGVSVISASFGSSPPLTPFFESSADIGAFHAAERGISVVFSGGNDGPDPGLVQNVAPWAVSVAASTMDRSFPTSIIIDGGYTLTGQSLISQEIIGTLALATTYFDGGVCKWEYWLKKLANEMIILCFSTLGPIQFIEEAQAAAVRANASAVIFAASPTKQLVEEVDKIPTVRVDIISGTRIRNYLARSPTTVPMVKVGPSKTVIGEITAPSVAYFSSRGPSSLTPDILKPDITAPGIGILGAWPPKTPPTLLPGDHRSVEWNFQSGTSMSCPHVAGVMALLQSAHPDWSPAAIRSAIMTTAGTRDTSNELILSGGSMKPTDPFDIGAGHINPLKAMDPGLVYITRTEDYVLFLCNIGYTDQQIKSMLLLHSESSATCLPSHSYRTNADFNYPSITIPRLRSTRTIKRTVSNVGPNKSTVYFVDIVRPVGVEVDVWPRILVFTKCQQEHSYYVTFKPTKTSSGRYVFGEIVWTNGFHRVRSPLVVFLSNSGFVAK
- the LOC108849603 gene encoding arabinogalactan protein 13, which gives rise to MEAMKMKLFVAVLVVGMAFSAVQQATAVEAPAPSPTSDASLSIPTFVATVATLAFGLLF